A part of Haloarchaeobius sp. HME9146 genomic DNA contains:
- a CDS encoding NAD-dependent epimerase/dehydratase family protein: MQDKRVLVTGGAGFIGSNLANYLAQENDVVVVDDCYLGTPENLDDGVEFVQASVLDDDLPTEGVDALFHLAALSSLKMHEDSRENLLNGLRVNVEGFANTVEQCRQDGCDTVVYASTSSIYGNRTEPSPESMDVAANTGYEASKLARERYAEYFHNYHGLSMAGMRFFSVYQGYEGGAEEHKGEFANIVAQFADWLANDEPPVIYGDGTHTRDLTYVDDIVRGLEAAADHELTGIYNLGTGEQYSANEIVETLCTIMGKDIEPEHVENPIDEDVFVQHTMADHTKMTEATGWEPQVSFEEGMRRVCAPYLD, from the coding sequence ATGCAGGACAAGCGCGTCCTCGTCACAGGTGGCGCAGGCTTCATCGGTTCGAATCTCGCGAACTATCTCGCACAGGAGAACGACGTGGTCGTCGTCGACGACTGTTACCTCGGGACGCCCGAGAACCTCGACGACGGCGTCGAGTTCGTCCAGGCGAGCGTCCTCGACGACGACCTCCCGACCGAGGGCGTCGACGCTCTCTTCCATCTCGCGGCACTCTCCTCGCTGAAGATGCACGAGGACTCCCGCGAGAACCTCCTCAACGGCCTTCGTGTCAACGTCGAAGGCTTCGCCAACACGGTCGAGCAGTGCCGGCAGGACGGCTGTGACACCGTCGTCTACGCCTCGACCTCCTCCATCTACGGGAACCGCACCGAACCGTCGCCGGAGTCCATGGACGTCGCCGCGAACACCGGCTACGAGGCTTCCAAGCTCGCCCGCGAGCGCTACGCCGAGTACTTCCACAACTACCACGGCCTCTCGATGGCCGGCATGCGTTTCTTCTCCGTCTACCAGGGCTACGAGGGCGGTGCCGAGGAGCACAAGGGCGAGTTCGCCAACATCGTCGCCCAGTTCGCCGACTGGCTCGCGAACGACGAACCGCCGGTCATCTACGGTGACGGGACCCACACCCGCGACCTCACCTACGTCGACGACATCGTCCGCGGGCTCGAAGCGGCCGCGGACCACGAACTGACCGGCATCTACAACCTCGGCACCGGCGAGCAGTACTCCGCGAACGAGATCGTCGAGACGCTGTGTACCATCATGGGGAAGGACATCGAGCCGGAACACGTCGAGAACCCCATCGACGAGGACGTGTTCGTCCAGCACACGATGGCCGACCACACGAAGATGACCGAAGCGACCGGCTGGGAGCCCCAGGTCAGCTTCGAAGAAGGGATGCGTCGCGTCTGCGCGCCGTACCTGGACTGA
- a CDS encoding Rrf2 family transcriptional regulator: MSSIELTPSQKNILQALINLHRKTEDAVKGEDIAKRVDRNPGTIRNQMQSLKALQLVEGVPGPKGGYKPTAAAYEALEIQQMDEPATVPFFHEGEEVEDAIVEEIDLSSVHHPELCRAEIHVQGSVRDIHEGDSVIVGPTPLSKLRIAGTVDGKDDTNNIVILRIDEMEAPAEEPAH, encoded by the coding sequence ATGTCGTCAATCGAGCTGACCCCGAGCCAGAAAAACATCTTGCAGGCACTCATCAACCTCCATCGGAAAACCGAGGACGCCGTCAAGGGTGAGGACATCGCCAAGCGTGTCGACCGGAATCCGGGGACCATCCGCAACCAGATGCAGAGTCTGAAGGCCCTCCAGCTGGTTGAGGGCGTACCCGGCCCGAAGGGTGGGTACAAGCCGACCGCCGCCGCGTACGAAGCACTCGAGATACAGCAGATGGACGAGCCCGCGACCGTCCCGTTCTTCCACGAGGGCGAGGAGGTCGAGGACGCCATCGTCGAGGAGATCGACCTCTCGTCGGTCCACCACCCGGAACTCTGTCGTGCCGAGATTCACGTGCAGGGGTCAGTGCGTGACATCCACGAAGGGGACTCGGTCATCGTCGGTCCGACGCCGCTCTCGAAGCTCCGCATCGCCGGCACCGTCGACGGGAAGGACGACACCAACAACATCGTCATCCTTCGCATCGATGAGATGGAGGCACCGGCCGAAGAGCCGGCGCATTAG
- a CDS encoding NAD(P)/FAD-dependent oxidoreductase: MATKVVVLGAGYAGAGTINDLQEKVGPNVELTWVADKDYHLVLHESHRCIRDPNVQDKITIPVGEIADPGTEFIKGEVTNVDVDEQVVELADDTTVDYDYVVVAMGSQTAYYGIPGMAEHSLTLKNLDDALEIHEQVKAAAENATRDDRATVVVGGAGLSGIQSAGEIAEFRDKHRAPMDIYLVEALEEIFPPGDAEIQGALRKRLEDADIEILTNDPITEAEEGTIHFDEGEPLDYDVFLWTGGITGHDCMDEVDLENEHNRVNADMTFQTSDENVFAIGDSAVIEQPGERPAPPTAQAAWQAAEVAAENVVRAINGQRLESWTHNDKGTVVSIGDKAVAHDVDMLPISTFGGFPAETLKKLIAARWIATVTSWNRARKSWDAL; encoded by the coding sequence ATGGCTACGAAGGTCGTCGTGCTCGGCGCGGGCTATGCCGGCGCAGGCACCATCAACGATTTACAGGAGAAGGTCGGCCCGAACGTCGAACTGACGTGGGTCGCCGACAAGGACTACCACCTCGTGCTGCACGAGTCCCATCGCTGCATCCGGGACCCGAACGTGCAGGACAAGATAACCATTCCCGTCGGCGAGATCGCCGACCCCGGGACCGAGTTCATCAAGGGCGAAGTGACGAACGTCGACGTCGACGAGCAGGTCGTCGAACTCGCCGACGACACCACCGTCGACTACGACTACGTCGTCGTCGCGATGGGCAGCCAGACTGCATACTACGGCATCCCCGGGATGGCCGAGCACTCGCTCACGCTCAAGAACCTCGACGACGCCCTCGAGATTCACGAACAGGTGAAAGCGGCCGCCGAGAACGCGACCCGAGACGACCGTGCGACCGTCGTCGTCGGTGGTGCCGGTCTCTCCGGCATCCAGTCCGCCGGTGAGATCGCGGAGTTCCGCGACAAGCACCGCGCCCCGATGGACATCTACCTCGTCGAAGCGCTCGAAGAGATCTTCCCGCCGGGCGACGCGGAGATCCAGGGCGCGCTCCGCAAGCGTCTCGAGGACGCCGACATCGAGATCCTCACGAACGACCCCATCACCGAGGCCGAGGAGGGTACCATCCACTTCGACGAGGGCGAGCCCCTCGACTACGACGTCTTCCTCTGGACCGGTGGCATCACCGGCCACGACTGCATGGACGAGGTCGACCTCGAGAACGAGCACAACCGCGTCAACGCGGACATGACCTTCCAGACCTCCGACGAGAACGTGTTCGCCATCGGCGACTCCGCCGTCATCGAGCAGCCCGGCGAGCGCCCCGCCCCGCCGACGGCCCAGGCCGCCTGGCAGGCAGCCGAAGTCGCCGCCGAGAACGTCGTCCGCGCCATCAACGGCCAGCGCCTCGAATCCTGGACCCACAACGACAAGGGGACCGTCGTCTCCATCGGCGACAAGGCGGTCGCCCACGACGTCGACATGCTCCCCATCTCGACGTTCGGTGGCTTCCCGGCCGAGACGCTGAAGAAGCTCATCGCCGCCCGCTGGATCGCGACGGTCACCTCCTGGAACCGCGCCCGGAAGTCCTGGGACGCGCTGTAG
- the rocF gene encoding arginase, with product MSRKVRLIGAPTDYGANRRGVDMGPSAIRYAGLAAQLEKAGVECVDTGDLLVPTAETRDPAAEEPDEEGRDAKFVREVEDVCTRLADRVAESIDDGYVPLALGGDHSIAIGSLKGASRDAEIGTIWFDAHGDYNTPETSPSGNIHGMPLAAALGYRDFEGVEWANSPNLSEENTVWVGLRDIDSDEAEAIRDSEGTVFTMSDIDEHGIAEVVDQALEIATAGVDGIHVSLDLDWLDPNEAPGVGTPVHGGVTYREAHYALERVAEYDRNHDVLRSLELVEVNPVLDEQNQTAKLATELAASGLGKRII from the coding sequence ATGAGCAGAAAGGTGAGACTCATCGGTGCACCGACCGACTACGGAGCGAACCGACGTGGCGTCGACATGGGACCCTCGGCCATCCGCTACGCCGGGCTGGCGGCGCAACTGGAGAAGGCAGGCGTCGAGTGTGTCGACACCGGTGACCTCCTCGTGCCGACAGCGGAGACGCGCGACCCGGCGGCGGAGGAACCGGACGAGGAGGGCCGCGATGCGAAGTTCGTCCGCGAGGTCGAGGATGTCTGTACCCGCCTCGCCGACCGAGTTGCAGAGTCCATCGACGACGGCTACGTCCCGCTCGCCCTCGGTGGCGACCACTCCATCGCCATCGGCTCGCTGAAGGGTGCCTCCCGCGACGCGGAGATCGGCACCATCTGGTTCGACGCCCACGGTGACTACAACACGCCCGAGACCTCGCCGAGTGGGAACATCCACGGGATGCCCCTGGCAGCGGCGCTGGGCTACCGCGACTTCGAGGGTGTGGAGTGGGCGAACTCGCCGAACCTCAGCGAGGAGAACACGGTCTGGGTCGGCCTGCGCGACATCGACAGCGACGAAGCAGAGGCCATCCGCGACAGCGAGGGCACGGTGTTCACCATGTCCGACATCGACGAACACGGCATCGCCGAGGTCGTCGACCAAGCGCTGGAAATCGCGACCGCGGGCGTCGACGGCATCCACGTCAGCCTGGACCTCGACTGGCTCGACCCCAACGAAGCACCCGGTGTCGGGACGCCGGTCCACGGCGGCGTCACCTACCGCGAAGCGCACTACGCGCTCGAACGCGTCGCCGAGTACGACCGGAACCACGACGTGCTCCGCTCGCTGGAACTCGTCGAGGTGAACCCGGTGCTCGACGAACAGAACCAGACCGCGAAGCTGGCGACCGAGCTGGCGGCCAGCGGGCTCGGCAAGCGCATCATCTGA
- a CDS encoding ester cyclase, with protein MPTLSPTALTIREKREHACALFESRWQTGQFDPDLVTADYQACGLTTDPVDAAGEAAAVASVHEAFPDLRTTVRAVVCEGDFVAVHFEVTGTHEGPIAGVAPTDDTLRTEGMVLYAFEDGLIAESRTFLDLPSVLDGLSDTRV; from the coding sequence ATGCCGACACTCAGCCCCACAGCCCTGACGATTCGAGAGAAGCGCGAACACGCGTGTGCCCTGTTCGAGAGTCGCTGGCAGACGGGCCAGTTCGACCCGGACCTCGTCACGGCGGACTACCAGGCCTGCGGACTCACCACGGACCCGGTCGACGCCGCCGGTGAGGCCGCAGCGGTCGCCTCCGTCCACGAAGCGTTCCCCGACCTCCGGACGACGGTCCGTGCGGTGGTCTGCGAGGGTGACTTCGTGGCCGTCCACTTCGAGGTGACTGGGACACACGAGGGCCCCATCGCGGGCGTCGCTCCGACGGACGACACGCTCCGGACCGAGGGGATGGTTCTCTACGCCTTCGAGGACGGTCTCATAGCCGAGTCGCGGACGTTCCTCGACCTGCCGAGCGTACTCGACGGACTGAGCGATACGAGGGTGTAG